A genomic segment from Lignipirellula cremea encodes:
- a CDS encoding M90 family metallopeptidase has translation MIFQWLANRRRKKLRQRPFPEAWRGYIEKNVQAYGHLTPQEQAKLQDDIQVFIAEKNWEGCGGLVLTDEMKATIAAQACLLVLAFENEYFDRVLSILVYPSAYVAPGQSITRAGVVTEGDSHREGEAWYRGPVILSWADALSGGQRSGDGSNLVIHEFAHQLDMLNGRDVDGMPPLPTADRVKQWREVVDKEFAQLEDDCRHRRRPLLDCYGTTNLAEFFAVASECFFERSREMSKRHPELYGIMRDYYGQDPASRTP, from the coding sequence AAAAGCTCCGCCAGCGTCCGTTCCCGGAAGCATGGCGGGGCTACATTGAAAAGAACGTCCAGGCGTATGGGCATCTGACCCCGCAGGAACAGGCCAAGCTGCAGGACGATATCCAGGTGTTTATCGCCGAGAAAAACTGGGAAGGCTGCGGCGGACTCGTCCTGACCGACGAAATGAAAGCCACCATCGCCGCCCAGGCCTGCTTGCTGGTGCTCGCGTTTGAGAACGAATACTTCGATCGGGTGCTGTCGATCCTGGTCTATCCCAGCGCCTACGTGGCGCCCGGCCAGAGCATTACCCGGGCCGGCGTGGTGACCGAAGGCGACTCGCACCGGGAAGGGGAAGCCTGGTATCGGGGGCCCGTCATTCTGTCCTGGGCCGACGCTTTGTCAGGCGGCCAGCGATCAGGCGACGGCTCGAACCTGGTGATTCATGAGTTCGCCCATCAACTGGATATGCTGAACGGCCGCGATGTCGATGGCATGCCGCCTTTGCCGACGGCGGACCGGGTGAAACAATGGCGCGAGGTGGTCGACAAGGAATTCGCCCAGCTGGAAGACGACTGTCGCCATCGCCGGCGGCCGCTGCTCGACTGTTATGGCACGACCAACCTGGCCGAGTTCTTCGCCGTCGCCAGCGAGTGCTTTTTTGAGCGCTCACGCGAGATGTCGAAACGTCACCCGGAACTGTACGGGATTATGCGGGACTACTACGGCCAGGACCCGGCCAGCCGCACGCCGTAA